In one window of Henckelia pumila isolate YLH828 chromosome 1, ASM3356847v2, whole genome shotgun sequence DNA:
- the LOC140874918 gene encoding FBD-associated F-box protein At2g26860-like, producing the protein MYTICGYAGLPLLTGVATLVCAGFCVLKSQKGRPGPVKVLDTDTQAEQMMEDRISQLPDKVISSIISRLLTKDAVRTSILSRRWRHVYTIIDQVRFTCYDKLSSAACCPILGEEKSRQLQRKFVQGVDTFLQNHSGSKVSSFELVCCFRGRHMDSFRKWMNFVGTSGVEKLTLEYCCLNYMLSNGPHVFSTDFLTGASSVKHLWLQCGSFQTPNKNALEVLEFDNVSFTSDAVGCMLSNCSSLRLLNLRYCSVPSKLQIHGPDLQLKCLIIYYCKDVEEIDLSASNLIDFEIFSPNIPKLSFSHVPLLQSVVIEYSRKQATSPQVLGKLAKDLPQLESMVFTTSASFFEELKLDRVISKLSNLRRLVLMLEDQHKLDLLELTTFLDACPLLHKFQLSMPFQGTFNRKKAKERMGRRFTPLKVLEFNGFREAESEYDFILYILKTVASLERLLISRSTLWYEPRLRRWTPSLANPLNPKLRHGIIQKRLQGQAVSNDVEIIIS; encoded by the exons AGCAGATGATGGAAGACAGAATTAGCCAATTGCCAGACAAGGTCATCTCTTCAATTATTTCAAGATTACTGACAAAAGATGCTGTTAGGACAAGCATCCTGTCGAGGAGATGGAGGCATGTTTACACCATTATCGACCAAGTCAGATTTACTTGCTATGATAAGCTGTCTAGTGCTGCTTGCTGTCCTATTCTTGGGGAGGAAAAGTCGAGACAACTACAACGCAAGTTTGTCCAAGGAGTAGATACCTTTTTACAAAATCATTCTGGTTCTAAAGTATCGTCCTTTGAATTGGTTTGTTGTTTCCGTGGACGCCACATGGATAGTTTTAGAAAATGGATGAATTTTGTTGGCACATCAGGAGTGGAAAAGCTTACCCTTGAATATTGTTGCCTCAACTATATGCTTAGCAACGGCCCTCATGTTTTTTCTACCGATTTTCTCACCGGAGCATCGTCGGTGAAACATCTATGGCTGCAGTGCGGTTCTTTTCAAACACCAAACAAAAATGCTCTCGAGGTTCTTGAATTCGATAATGTTTCCTTCACTTCTGATGCTGTAGGCTGCATGCTATCGAATTGCTCGAGCCTCCGATTGTTGAACTTAAGATATTGTTCTGTCCCTTCAAAATTACAGATTCATGGTCCTGATCTCCAGTTGAAGTGTTTAATAATATATTACTGTAAAGATGTTGAGGAGATAGACTTGTCTGCCAGCAATCTGattgattttgaaatatttagcCCAAATATACCCAAACTGTCTTTTTCTCACGTACCATTGCTGCAAAGTGTAGTTATCGAGTACTCTCGTAAGCAAGCAACTTCTCCTCAAGTATTGGGAAAACTTGCCAAAGATTTGCCACAGCTTGAATCCATGGTTTTTACCACTAGCGCCAGCTTCTTTGAG GAATTGAAACTGGATCGAGTGATTAGCAAGCTTAGCAACCTGAGACGGTTAGTTTTGATGTTAGAAGACCAACACAAGCTCGATCTACTAGAACTTACTACATTCCTGGATGCATGTCCCCTTTTGCACAAGTTCCAGTTATCAATG CCTTTTCAGGGAACATTTAATCGGAAAAAAGCGAAAGAGAGAATGGGGAGGCGTTTCACTCCATTGAAAGTACTGGAATTTAATGGATTTAGAGAGGCAGAGAGtgagtatgattttattttgtacATCCTTAAAACTGTTGCTTCCCTTGAGCGATTGTTGATCTCCCGGAGTACTTTATGGTATGAACCACGTCTGAGACGGTGGACACCTTCACTTGCTAATCCATTGAATCCCAAGTTGAGACATGGAATTATTCAAAAACGGTTGCAGGGGCAAGCCGTTTCTAATGATGTTGAGATTATTATCTCGTAA
- the LOC140875084 gene encoding protein LIKE COV 2-like, translating to MSFVKHLYSASKQISSSISPDQNTTAFKEVAIVRHPRVGEYAMGFITSCVVLQRDDGDEELCSVYVPTNHLYIGDIFLVNSKEIIRPNLSVREGIEIIVSVGMSMPQLLTPIERVTR from the exons ATGTCATTTGTAAAACATTTGTATTCAGCATCCAAGCAGATTAGCTCTTCTATATCTCCAG ACCAGAATACAACCGCGTTCAAGGAGGTTGCCATCGTCCGTCATCCTCGTGTTGGAGAATATGCTATGGGATTCATTACTTCATGCGTTGTTCTTCAG AGAGATGATGGAGATGAAGAATTATGTTCCGTTTATGTGCCAACTAATCATTTATATATAGGAGACATATTTCTTGTTAACTCCAAGGAGATTATCAGACCAAATTTGTCTGTCAGAGAAGGCATAG AGATAATTGTTTCTGTAGGGATGTCAATGCCTCAGTTGCTTACACCTATAGAAAGAGTAACACGCTAG